In Candidatus Sulfurimonas marisnigri, a single genomic region encodes these proteins:
- the guaA gene encoding glutamine-hydrolyzing GMP synthase — MTNVSIIVLDFGSQYTQLIARRLREDKIYCEILPYHTSVEEIKAKNPQGLILSGGPSSVYNKDAYVVDQGVYSMGIPILGICYGMQRIAVDFGGSVIRSSHHEYGKAELTINNIDEKCSPLLADCDDGRIVWMSHSDKVDVLPDGFAPIATSANSPYAAIANEEKRVYAMQYHPEVQHSEEGYLMLRNFARNICGVTEKWKMEHFLKEQIKIIREKVGTGKVLCGLSGGVDSSVVAAMLYEAIGDQLIPVFVDNGLLRKGEREQVEEVFKINLKTPLITVDAVDNFLGKLAGISDPEEKRKIIGHTFIEEFEKEAKKHDGIKFLAQGTLYPDVIESISVNGPSEVIKSHHNVGGLPDWMDFELIEPLRELFKDEVRKIGLELGLPEGMINRHPFPGPGLAIRIMGDVNVPDLTILREADVILLDELKASGYYAKTWQAFAVLLNVKSVGVMGDNRTYDNTVCVRVVEAVDGMTATFAHLPHDLLERISRRIINEVDGINRVVYDISSKPPATIEWE; from the coding sequence ATGACAAATGTTAGCATTATCGTATTAGATTTTGGTTCTCAGTACACACAACTTATCGCTCGTCGTCTTCGTGAAGATAAAATTTATTGTGAAATTCTCCCTTACCACACTTCCGTAGAAGAGATTAAAGCAAAAAATCCTCAAGGGCTTATCCTTAGCGGTGGTCCATCTTCTGTTTATAACAAAGATGCTTACGTGGTTGATCAAGGCGTTTACTCTATGGGTATCCCTATTTTAGGTATCTGTTACGGTATGCAAAGAATAGCAGTTGATTTTGGCGGTAGCGTTATCCGTTCAAGTCACCATGAGTACGGTAAAGCTGAACTTACTATAAATAATATTGACGAAAAATGTTCCCCTCTTTTAGCTGATTGCGATGATGGTCGCATAGTTTGGATGAGTCATAGCGACAAGGTAGATGTGCTTCCAGATGGTTTTGCTCCTATTGCTACTTCTGCTAATTCACCTTATGCAGCAATCGCAAATGAAGAAAAGCGTGTTTACGCTATGCAGTATCACCCTGAAGTTCAACACTCTGAAGAGGGTTACTTAATGCTTCGTAACTTTGCAAGAAATATTTGTGGAGTAACTGAAAAATGGAAGATGGAGCACTTCTTAAAAGAGCAAATAAAAATCATACGCGAAAAAGTTGGAACTGGAAAAGTTCTTTGTGGATTAAGCGGTGGTGTTGACAGTTCTGTTGTTGCTGCTATGCTTTATGAAGCAATCGGTGACCAGTTAATTCCAGTATTTGTAGATAACGGTCTTTTAAGAAAAGGAGAGAGAGAGCAGGTTGAAGAGGTTTTTAAAATCAATTTAAAAACACCTCTAATTACTGTTGATGCTGTTGATAACTTTTTAGGAAAATTAGCAGGCATTTCAGACCCTGAAGAGAAAAGAAAAATAATCGGTCATACTTTCATAGAAGAGTTTGAAAAAGAGGCTAAAAAGCATGATGGCATTAAGTTTTTAGCTCAAGGGACACTTTATCCGGATGTTATTGAGTCTATAAGTGTAAATGGTCCCTCTGAAGTTATCAAGTCTCACCATAATGTTGGCGGTCTTCCTGATTGGATGGATTTTGAACTAATAGAGCCTTTAAGAGAATTATTTAAAGATGAAGTACGTAAAATTGGACTAGAGCTTGGTCTTCCAGAAGGTATGATTAACCGTCATCCATTCCCTGGACCAGGGTTAGCTATTAGAATTATGGGTGATGTAAATGTACCTGATTTAACTATTTTACGAGAGGCTGATGTTATTTTGCTAGATGAGTTAAAAGCTAGTGGATATTATGCTAAAACATGGCAGGCATTTGCAGTTTTATTAAATGTAAAATCTGTTGGTGTAATGGGTGATAATCGTACTTATGACAATACTGTCTGTGTAAGAGTTGTAGAAGCAGTTGATGGAATGACAGCAACATTCGCTCATCTTCCACATGATTTACTAGAGAGAATATCAAGAAGAATCATAAATGAAGTAGATGGAATAAACCGTGTAGTTTACGACATTAGTAGTAAGCCACCAGCAACTATTGAGTGGGAGTAG
- a CDS encoding uroporphyrinogen-III synthase, with the protein MARQIYLFSTSSHPKATCINSLNIRYLNPDIDFSKYDYLIITSKQAIKALNQYNIKDFIHLPALCVSSNTATEYKNIGGNILVAGEGYGDGLLEKIEEFSKETKWLYLRAQTVASDFAQVAKKNDYKIDEKILYVSECSEETLNLHVENSATLIFTSPSSVECFLKTHTIASDSKIIVIGKTTAKSIPKNIEYKVSKETSIESCIELALSF; encoded by the coding sequence ATGGCAAGACAAATTTATCTTTTCTCAACTTCCTCTCATCCCAAAGCTACATGTATCAATTCTTTAAATATTAGATATTTAAATCCAGATATTGATTTTAGCAAATACGACTATCTGATAATAACCTCAAAACAAGCTATAAAAGCTCTAAATCAATACAATATAAAAGACTTTATTCATCTCCCAGCACTTTGTGTATCCTCTAATACTGCTACAGAATATAAAAATATTGGTGGCAATATTTTAGTTGCAGGAGAAGGATATGGAGATGGTTTACTTGAAAAAATAGAAGAGTTTTCAAAAGAGACTAAATGGTTATATTTAAGAGCGCAAACAGTAGCTTCAGATTTTGCACAAGTAGCTAAAAAAAACGACTATAAAATAGATGAAAAGATACTCTATGTAAGTGAGTGCTCAGAAGAAACATTAAATCTACATGTAGAAAATAGTGCAACTCTTATCTTTACTTCACCATCATCAGTGGAGTGTTTTTTGAAAACTCATACAATAGCTTCAGACTCAAAAATTATAGTAATTGGTAAAACTACGGCAAAGTCAATTCCAAAAAATATCGAGTATAAAGTATCGAAAGAAACTTCTATTGAAAGTTGTATAGAGTTGGCTTTATCATTCTAA
- a CDS encoding CZB domain-containing protein, whose translation MSLAKIDHVIYKNNVFALLFGEENSFKKVDHHNCRLGKWYTEGAGKQEFSKTNAYSKLEKPHSIVHSVANILAEECTGSEAICSMGKIEDMVKEIEDASLDVFKYLDEMVVEKSKIQMKLAVVNLFDQENKK comes from the coding sequence GTGTCTTTAGCAAAAATAGATCATGTAATCTATAAAAACAATGTATTTGCTCTTTTATTTGGTGAAGAGAACAGCTTTAAAAAAGTTGACCACCATAATTGTAGATTAGGTAAGTGGTACACAGAAGGTGCAGGTAAACAAGAATTTTCAAAAACAAATGCCTACTCTAAGCTTGAGAAGCCTCATTCTATTGTTCATTCAGTTGCAAATATATTGGCAGAAGAGTGTACTGGCAGTGAAGCTATTTGCTCTATGGGCAAAATTGAGGATATGGTTAAAGAGATTGAAGATGCTTCATTAGACGTATTTAAATATCTTGACGAGATGGTTGTAGAAAAATCAAAAATTCAGATGAAATTAGCAGTCGTTAATTTGTTTGATCAGGAGAATAAAAAATGA
- a CDS encoding response regulator — MINIAVIDDEIEILSMIDKYLSRDKNNSVKTYNNPLNALSSISNSTDVVLLDIMMPQMNGLELLPKLKEKCPDVKVIMMTAYSTLDKVLEAHRQGAEHYLMKPFSSLDAISKKIDEVLAK, encoded by the coding sequence ATGATTAATATAGCAGTAATAGATGATGAAATAGAAATTTTGTCGATGATAGATAAGTACTTGTCGCGAGATAAGAACAACAGTGTTAAAACTTATAATAACCCATTGAATGCACTTAGTAGCATAAGTAACTCAACAGATGTAGTTTTACTTGACATAATGATGCCGCAAATGAATGGACTTGAGCTTTTACCAAAGCTTAAAGAGAAATGCCCAGATGTTAAAGTTATTATGATGACTGCATATTCTACTTTGGATAAGGTTCTTGAAGCTCATCGTCAAGGAGCAGAACACTACCTTATGAAACCATTTAGCTCTCTTGATGCTATAAGTAAAAAAATTGACGAGGTACTTGCTAAATAA
- a CDS encoding sensor histidine kinase: MSEFRRYGILFVFSILFYVPTSLFINHVYSLSLEKYIEHERVSKKNIFDLLNVKHPENYKGIENLLKEMQQILKDKYMLVNFEKNSLNIFESYTLIELKDKIDKKQQAEISNNVRDKDIFVNQVNIDKLWYFLTFIKMNNTQKYIVSLSISEDVLDLEKNKQISHIMLLAVLLTMLILLNIALKHTQKIKKLNKTLSENLERLQIVLDAVPLPIFVKNKHNVYIECNSAYVELTDVDRNEILNHKTDNILPEYLAEVHAKKDLELLSCDNIHYKEIYNSRDNKTVIYEFFKTVLKKDGKYNGYICAMVNVTRHEEQEAYLERRVGELVPLLNNEVIKNMTLAKEHEEARMRDVKFSVIGQLSAGITHEINTPLTYIKGNVEMMKMDLEDLEDSNTKKNLLEDFAHVSSGVAKIATIIESMREMSQHTKESSEVVNIYNTIAVSLVMAYNRSKYISKIYLNEKEFNLGFNMKEFVFLSNVQEQRIEQVWVVMVNNALDELQKKESYDDRELFIDCKEEDEKIIVTFRDNAGGIDAEILNNIFEPFVSSKPQGGMGVGLSIAKKIVLDQKGDIDASNDKDGAIFKITLPKA; the protein is encoded by the coding sequence ATGAGTGAATTTAGAAGATATGGCATACTTTTTGTATTTTCAATACTCTTTTATGTTCCAACCTCCCTTTTTATCAATCATGTATACAGCTTAAGTCTTGAAAAGTACATCGAACACGAAAGGGTCTCAAAGAAAAATATATTTGATCTTTTAAATGTTAAACATCCTGAAAACTACAAGGGGATAGAGAATCTTTTAAAAGAAATGCAACAGATATTAAAAGATAAATATATGCTAGTTAATTTTGAAAAAAATTCATTAAATATATTTGAATCGTATACTCTAATTGAACTCAAAGATAAAATAGACAAAAAGCAGCAAGCAGAAATTTCTAACAACGTTAGAGACAAAGATATCTTTGTAAATCAAGTGAATATAGACAAATTATGGTATTTTTTGACATTTATAAAGATGAATAATACTCAAAAATATATAGTTTCATTGTCAATCTCTGAGGATGTACTTGATTTAGAAAAAAATAAACAAATTTCACATATTATGCTTTTAGCAGTGCTGTTGACAATGTTGATTTTACTCAATATTGCGCTAAAGCATACACAAAAGATAAAAAAATTAAATAAGACATTAAGTGAAAACCTAGAGCGATTACAAATAGTTTTGGATGCTGTCCCTTTACCTATATTTGTTAAAAACAAACATAATGTATATATTGAGTGTAATAGCGCCTATGTCGAACTTACCGATGTAGACAGAAATGAAATATTGAACCATAAAACAGATAATATCTTACCAGAATATTTAGCCGAAGTTCACGCAAAAAAAGATTTAGAACTTTTAAGTTGTGACAATATTCATTATAAAGAGATATATAACTCTAGAGATAACAAAACGGTTATATATGAATTTTTTAAAACAGTTTTAAAAAAAGATGGAAAATATAATGGCTATATTTGTGCCATGGTTAACGTAACAAGACATGAAGAACAAGAGGCATATTTAGAGCGAAGGGTTGGAGAACTAGTCCCCCTTTTAAATAATGAGGTTATAAAAAATATGACTTTAGCAAAAGAGCATGAGGAAGCTCGAATGAGAGATGTTAAGTTCAGTGTTATTGGGCAGCTATCAGCAGGAATAACACATGAGATAAACACTCCTTTAACTTATATTAAAGGTAATGTTGAGATGATGAAAATGGATTTAGAAGATCTGGAAGATTCAAACACAAAGAAAAACCTTTTGGAAGATTTTGCACATGTAAGCAGTGGAGTTGCAAAAATTGCTACAATAATTGAGTCTATGAGAGAAATGTCTCAGCATACAAAAGAGAGTTCTGAGGTTGTAAATATTTATAATACGATTGCGGTATCTTTGGTTATGGCCTATAATCGCTCAAAATATATAAGTAAAATATATCTAAATGAAAAAGAATTTAATCTTGGTTTTAATATGAAAGAGTTTGTATTTTTATCTAATGTTCAAGAACAGAGAATAGAGCAGGTTTGGGTTGTAATGGTAAATAATGCACTTGATGAACTACAGAAAAAAGAGTCTTACGATGATAGAGAACTATTTATAGATTGTAAAGAAGAAGATGAAAAAATTATTGTAACTTTTAGAGATAATGCTGGTGGAATTGATGCAGAAATTTTAAATAATATTTTTGAGCCGTTTGTCTCAAGTAAACCTCAAGGAGGAATGGGGGTAGGTTTAAGCATAGCTAAAAAAATTGTGCTTGACCAAAAAGGAGATATAGATGCTTCTAATGATAAAGATGGAGCAATATTCAAAATAACTCTTCCAAAAGCCTAA
- the purD gene encoding phosphoribosylamine--glycine ligase, with protein sequence MKILILGSGGREYSIARAIKNEADGHEIFFQPGNGATNNLGTNLNIKDYNELVIFAKDNEIELTIVGPEAPLVDGVVDIFKANGLVIFGPSKEAAQLEGSKVYMKNFLAKYNIPTARYIETASIEDAFKFTETLTAPIVVKADGLCGGKGVIIAQNHDEAKTAISEMLSGKSFGDAGLKVIVEEFLDGYELSMFAVCDGEDYILLPAAQDHKRLLDNDEGPNTGGMGAYAPTPLVDEELYQKVRDRVIRPTLDGMKKEGAPFEGVLFIGVMVVNGEPITLEFNVRFGDPECEILMPLMTSSVSDMFYKAATNRLGEIKVEFSKQYAVGVVMASGNYPYKSSIPAEIIVDNVHHEEIEKYTHISYAGVSMVDEKLYADGGRVLVCVGIGDSIREARDRAYLRCGQVHFAGKKIRTDIAYQAL encoded by the coding sequence ATGAAGATCTTAATATTAGGTAGTGGTGGCAGAGAGTACTCAATAGCTCGTGCAATAAAAAATGAAGCTGATGGTCATGAAATATTTTTTCAACCTGGAAATGGCGCAACAAATAATTTAGGAACAAACTTAAATATTAAAGATTACAATGAACTTGTGATATTTGCAAAAGATAATGAGATTGAATTGACTATAGTTGGTCCTGAGGCTCCTCTTGTTGATGGTGTTGTTGATATTTTTAAAGCTAATGGACTTGTTATTTTTGGACCAAGCAAAGAGGCTGCTCAACTCGAGGGTTCAAAAGTTTATATGAAAAACTTTTTAGCAAAGTATAATATCCCAACCGCACGTTATATTGAAACTGCTTCTATTGAAGATGCTTTTAAATTTACTGAGACTCTAACTGCTCCAATTGTTGTAAAAGCTGATGGGTTATGTGGTGGTAAAGGTGTAATAATTGCACAAAACCATGACGAAGCAAAAACTGCAATCTCCGAGATGTTAAGCGGAAAAAGTTTTGGTGATGCAGGACTGAAAGTTATTGTTGAAGAGTTTTTGGATGGTTACGAACTCTCTATGTTTGCAGTTTGTGATGGAGAAGATTATATTTTACTTCCAGCAGCACAAGACCATAAAAGACTTTTAGATAACGATGAAGGACCTAACACAGGAGGAATGGGTGCATATGCCCCAACACCTTTAGTGGATGAAGAGTTGTATCAAAAAGTAAGAGATAGGGTGATTCGTCCAACTTTAGATGGAATGAAAAAAGAGGGTGCTCCTTTTGAAGGTGTACTCTTTATTGGAGTTATGGTTGTTAACGGTGAGCCGATTACATTAGAGTTTAATGTTCGCTTTGGTGACCCTGAGTGTGAGATACTTATGCCTCTTATGACATCAAGTGTGAGCGACATGTTTTATAAAGCTGCAACAAACAGACTAGGCGAGATAAAAGTAGAGTTCTCAAAGCAGTATGCTGTTGGCGTTGTGATGGCGAGTGGAAATTATCCATATAAAAGCTCAATTCCTGCAGAGATAATAGTAGACAATGTTCACCATGAAGAGATAGAAAAATATACTCATATCTCTTACGCTGGTGTTAGTATGGTTGATGAGAAGCTTTATGCCGATGGAGGAAGAGTCCTGGTTTGTGTTGGGATTGGAGATAGTATTAGAGAGGCAAGAGACAGAGCATATTTAAGATGTGGTCAAGTCCATTTTGCAGGTAAAAAAATAAGAACAGACATAGCTTATCAAGCTCTTTAG
- a CDS encoding RDD family protein: MNDDIQDILHRENITLASIKKRSLAFLIDEMLLSFLLIIALGDSFFEAKTMEEMIILTNTFVLEYMAMKVFYQAFFITQYGATLGKIAMKIRVVDIKTLQTPNVIIALNRAIVRVISEMFFYLGFVWGMMDSSRQTWHDKTAKTLVVNA; this comes from the coding sequence GTGAACGACGATATTCAGGATATACTTCATCGAGAAAATATAACACTTGCATCAATTAAAAAGAGAAGCTTAGCTTTTTTAATAGATGAGATGCTACTCTCTTTTTTACTTATTATAGCTCTTGGAGACTCTTTCTTTGAGGCTAAAACAATGGAAGAGATGATAATATTAACAAATACATTTGTTTTAGAATATATGGCTATGAAGGTTTTTTATCAAGCTTTTTTTATTACTCAGTATGGAGCAACTCTTGGTAAAATTGCTATGAAAATAAGAGTTGTAGATATAAAAACACTTCAAACGCCAAATGTAATAATCGCTCTTAATCGTGCCATAGTTAGAGTAATTAGTGAAATGTTTTTTTACCTTGGATTTGTTTGGGGTATGATGGACTCTTCACGTCAAACATGGCACGATAAAACTGCTAAGACTTTGGTTGTAAATGCTTAA
- a CDS encoding LPS-assembly protein LptD, producing the protein MLKVLVLFILFIPYLSGDDKVEVYATKMDTKDNVVKAYGEVIVVYKESHLSAQRAVYDRNSGELELFGNIRATQGSDIKLLGDYAKLNIANKERTFKPFYMSEQTSNVWLSGSKSYAKDDNIEITSGVMSGCNPSNPLWKMEFTSSEYNTNTMWLSLYNARLYIYDIPVFYTPYFGYSLDTTRRTGVLPPIFGYSNNEGFYYEQSLFIAEQNWWDLELKPQIRNQRGSGIYSTFRFVDSKVSKGSLVTGYFKEKENYFLENNLANETHYGFNFNYDNSDFINEWFSAKLKGQSGIYVDINDMNDVEYINLSTSDTTLTSTATQVISRINIFYNNDTDYFGAYFKYYKDLTQESNEKTIQNLPSFQYHSYLSTLLKEHLLYNLDVKTNNYSRSVGKSAIQTDINIPITLQASLFDEYINISYKSYLYAQHTGFKGEEEIPTSDEYNNGLYARNSHSLSVSSQLTRAYDKFTHVVDFGSQYIVGGTETRDGYYEDQKDYCSQNIHKSEDICEFYNISDIEENLNLFFSQYVYSDDGQQIIYHRLSQNISYEDANGGVGELENELEYKITDSINFYNNMFYNYNERDVSKNFNKMSFHGYGFNIALSHMYKNSFLPGATKTNYMTSSLKYDYNKHYSYNFRYDYDLQEDYKKSMEIGFLYKKRCWDFGLRYVENNRPILDQNGVSDSIYDRYIYLTIALKPIMSSDNRSSDFVYRIPDSSEGN; encoded by the coding sequence ATGCTTAAAGTCCTCGTTTTATTTATACTTTTTATTCCTTACCTTAGCGGTGATGATAAAGTTGAAGTATATGCTACTAAAATGGATACTAAAGATAATGTTGTAAAAGCTTACGGAGAGGTTATAGTAGTTTATAAAGAGTCTCATTTAAGTGCCCAAAGGGCAGTCTATGACAGAAATAGTGGTGAGTTGGAACTCTTTGGAAATATTCGTGCAACACAAGGTAGTGACATAAAGCTGCTTGGAGATTATGCGAAGTTAAATATAGCAAATAAAGAGAGAACATTTAAGCCGTTTTATATGTCTGAGCAAACATCAAATGTATGGTTGAGCGGATCTAAAAGTTATGCAAAAGATGATAATATAGAGATTACTTCTGGTGTGATGAGTGGTTGTAATCCCAGCAATCCACTTTGGAAAATGGAATTTACATCATCTGAGTACAACACAAATACAATGTGGCTTAGTCTTTATAATGCAAGATTGTATATCTATGATATACCAGTTTTTTATACTCCTTACTTTGGATATTCATTAGATACAACCAGAAGAACTGGGGTTTTACCACCTATATTTGGATATTCCAACAATGAGGGCTTTTACTATGAACAGTCACTCTTTATTGCTGAACAAAATTGGTGGGATTTAGAGCTAAAACCTCAGATTAGAAATCAGCGTGGTTCAGGGATATATTCTACATTTAGATTTGTAGACAGCAAAGTCTCAAAAGGAAGTTTGGTAACTGGTTATTTTAAAGAAAAAGAGAACTATTTTCTAGAAAACAATTTGGCAAACGAAACTCATTACGGATTTAATTTTAATTATGACAACAGTGACTTTATAAATGAGTGGTTCTCAGCTAAGTTAAAAGGTCAGTCGGGTATATACGTAGATATAAATGATATGAATGATGTTGAATATATAAATTTATCAACAAGCGATACTACACTAACTTCAACGGCGACACAGGTGATTTCAAGAATTAATATTTTTTATAACAATGACACAGACTACTTTGGTGCATATTTCAAATACTACAAAGATTTAACACAAGAGAGCAATGAAAAAACTATTCAAAATCTTCCATCATTTCAGTATCACAGTTACTTAAGCACACTTCTTAAGGAGCATCTTTTATACAATTTAGATGTGAAAACAAATAATTATTCAAGATCAGTCGGTAAAAGTGCTATTCAGACAGATATAAATATACCTATAACATTGCAAGCATCACTTTTTGATGAGTATATAAATATCTCATATAAATCATATCTGTATGCTCAACATACAGGATTTAAAGGTGAAGAGGAGATACCAACAAGCGATGAGTATAATAATGGTTTATATGCAAGAAATTCACATTCACTATCTGTTTCTTCTCAGCTTACACGAGCTTATGATAAATTTACTCACGTAGTAGATTTTGGTTCTCAGTATATTGTTGGTGGAACCGAGACAAGAGATGGTTATTATGAAGATCAAAAAGATTACTGTTCTCAAAATATTCATAAAAGTGAAGATATTTGTGAATTCTATAATATTTCTGATATAGAAGAAAATTTAAACCTGTTTTTTTCACAGTATGTCTATTCAGATGATGGACAACAGATTATTTATCATAGATTATCACAAAACATCTCGTATGAAGATGCAAATGGCGGAGTTGGAGAGCTTGAAAATGAACTAGAATATAAGATTACTGATAGCATTAATTTTTATAATAATATGTTTTATAACTATAACGAGAGAGATGTGTCTAAAAACTTCAATAAAATGTCTTTTCATGGCTATGGTTTCAATATAGCGTTATCACACATGTACAAAAATAGTTTTTTGCCAGGAGCTACTAAGACAAACTATATGACTTCTAGTTTGAAATATGATTATAATAAGCACTACTCTTATAATTTTAGATATGATTACGACTTGCAAGAAGATTATAAAAAGAGTATGGAGATTGGTTTCTTATACAAGAAAAGATGTTGGGATTTCGGACTTAGATATGTTGAAAACAACAGACCTATACTTGATCAAAATGGAGTATCAGATTCAATATATGATAGATACATATACTTAACAATAGCACTTAAGCCAATAATGTCATCAGATAATAGATCATCTGATTTCGTTTATAGAATACCAGATAGTTCAGAGGGGAATTGA